A section of the Macaca thibetana thibetana isolate TM-01 chromosome 10, ASM2454274v1, whole genome shotgun sequence genome encodes:
- the LOC126963863 gene encoding ADP-ribosylation factor-like protein 4A, which translates to MGNGLSDQTSILSNLPSFQSLHIVILGLDCAGKTTVLYRLQFNEFVNTIPTKGFNTEKIKVTLGNSKTVTFHFWDVGGQEKLRPLWKSYTRCTAGIVFVVDSVDVERMEEAKTELHKITRISENQGVPVLIVANKQDLRNSLSLSEIEKLLAMGELSLSTPWHLQPTCAIIGDGLKEGLEKLHDMIIKRRKMLRQQKKKR; encoded by the coding sequence ATGGGGAATGGGCTATCAGACCAGACTTCTATCCTGTCCAACCTGCCTTCATTTCAGTCCCTCCACATTGTTATTCTGGGTTTGGACTGTGCTGGAAAGACAACTGTCTTATACAGGCTGCAGTTCAATGAATTTGTAAATACCATACCTACCAAAGGATTTAACACTGAGAAAATTAAGGTAACCTTGGGAAATTCTAAAACAGTCACGTTTCACTTCTGGGACGTAGGTGGTCAGGAGAAGTTAAGGCCACTGTGGAAGTCATATACCAGATGCACAGCTGGCATTGTATTTGTTGTGGACTCTGTTGATGTCGAAAGGATGGAGGAAGCCAAAACTGAACTTCACAAAATAACTAGGATATCAGAAAATCAAGGAGTCCCTGTACTTATAGTTGCTAACAAACAAGACTTGAGGAACTCATTGTCTCTTTCAGAAATTGAGAAATTGTTAGCAATGGGTGAACTGAGCTTATCAACTCCTTGGCATTTGCAGCCTACCTGTGCAATCATAGGAGATGGCCTAAAGGAAGGACTTGAGAAACTACATGATATGatcattaaaagaagaaaaatgttgcggcaacagaaaaagaaaagatga